Proteins from a single region of Harpia harpyja isolate bHarHar1 chromosome 14, bHarHar1 primary haplotype, whole genome shotgun sequence:
- the PDCD7 gene encoding programmed cell death protein 7, with protein MAQPPPFGGRFPPPPFRAFPPPVGPFPPPAAPFPGPAARPGPFAAAAAAPPPFLLPPLPPPPPAGPEGEAGPRFPPGGGPYFPAAPPFPPRPLAEEEAAAQRQQDELWLSQFLGRRRAAPPPPPPPAAAASPSSARELAVEALGRVARLASLCRTLRRREAEGDEAGWAQAREEAEEARRELREVVRPLREPGYREALRRKAERARKRRLRLQRRKQEAKAAKEEEAARAAEREAKIDQWRAKCIQEVEEKNREQELKAAADSVLSEVRKKQADTKRMVDILRALEKLRKLRKEAAGRKGVCPPPSADEAFESQVESLKTLLKNRTELYEAEERALRVMLEGEQEEERKREMEKKQKKEREKLLQQKLEIDSKLFGDPDEFPLAHLLQPFREYYLQAEHSVAALIQIRHEWDQYLVPADHPEGSCIPPGWVLPSLPTNDTWATAVR; from the exons ATGGCGCAGCCACCGCCCTTCGGCGGGCGcttcccgccgccgccgttcCGGGCCTTCCCGCCGCCGGTGGGGCCcttcccgccgcccgccgcgcccttccccggccccgccgcccgcccggggcccttcgcggcggcggcggcggcgcccccgccTTTCCTCCtaccgccgctgccgccgccgccaccggccgGGCCTGAGGGCGAAGCGGGGCCGCGCTTCCCTCCGGGCGGCGGCCCCTACTTCCCGGCGGCTCCTCCGTTCCCGCCGCGGCCGCTGGctgaggaggaggcggcggcgcagCGGCAGCAGGACGAGCTGTGGCTGTCGCAGTTCCTGGGCCGGCGCCGGgcggctccccccccgccgccgccgcccgccgccgccgccagccccagcAGCGCCCGGGAGCTGGCGGTGGAAGCGCTGGGGCGGGTGGCGCGGCTGGCCTCGCTCTGCCGGACCCTGCGGCGGCGGGAGGCCGAGGGGGACGAGGCGGGTTGGGCCCAGGcgcgggaggaggcggaggaggcgcGGCGGGAGCTGCGGGAGGTCGTGCGGCCCCTGAGGGAGCCTGGCTACCGGGAGGCCCTGCGGAGGAAGGCCGAGAgggcgaggaagaggaggctgcGCCTGCAGCGGAGGAAGCAAGAAGCCAAGGCAGccaaggaggaggaggcggcCCGGGCCGCCGAGCGGGAGGCCAAGATCGACCAGTGGAGAGCCAAGTGCATCcaggaggtggaggagaagaACCGG gAACAAGAACTTAAGGCTGCTGCAGACAGTGTCTTATCTGAAGTACGGAAGAAACAAGCAGACACAAAGAGGATGGTGGACATCCTGCGCGCATTAGAAAAGCTTCGGAAACTGAGAAAAGAGGCCGCTGGCAGGAAAG GTGTTTGTCCACCCCCGTCAGCAGACGAAGCATTTGAAAGTCAGGTGGAGAGTCTCAAAACGTTGCTGAAAAATCGCACAGAGCTGTATGAAGCTGAGGAGAGAGCATTAAGAGTTATGTTGGAGggagaacaggaggaggaaaggaagagagaaatggaaaagaaacagaagaaggaaagggaaaaactaCTACAGCAGAAACTTGAAATTGATTCCAAGCTGTTTGGAGATCCAG ATGAATTTCCTCTAGCCCATCTATTGCAGCCCTTCAGAGAGTATTACTTACAAGCTGAGCATTCTGTAGCAGCTCTAATCCAGATCAG GCATGAATGGGATCAGTACTTGGTGCCAGCTGATcaccctgaaggaagctgcatcCCTCCAGGATGGGTTCTTCCAAGTCTCCCCACAAACGACACTTGGGCCACTGCTGTCAGATAA